One Palaemon carinicauda isolate YSFRI2023 chromosome 5, ASM3689809v2, whole genome shotgun sequence DNA window includes the following coding sequences:
- the LOC137641050 gene encoding uncharacterized protein, which yields MVIQYHHEHSNHMGVMHVLSLVREKFWVIKGHAAVRRVLSRCVRCRRAHGEAIEQLMADLPPDRVESGKLPFYRTGVDLFGPFFVKRGRAQMKHWGVIFPFLNMRAIQLEVASNLTSDSFISAFRRFLAHRGQVKTVRCDCGTNIVGSRKVLDSSYEFLAGNKVRNELLGCGVEFVLNPPGASHFGGAWEQLIGTVRRVLDIVLGTQQLDNEGLCTLFCEVEATVNSRPLTVVTSDSRDPVPLTPNKLLNIGDSPVGCDVAISGHSKQR from the coding sequence ATGGTGATCCAGTATCatcatgagcattctaaccatatgggtgtaatgcatgttttgagcctggtgagggagaaattttgggtaaTTAAGGGCCATGCAGCAGTGCGACGCGTGCTGAGTAGATGTGTCAGGTGTCGCAGGGCACACGGAGAAGCCATTgagcagctaatggccgatctACCACCTGATCGTGTGGAGTCGGGGAAACTACCATTTTATCGAACCGGGGTGGACCTTTTTGGGCCATTCTTCGTAAAACGAGGCAGAGCACAGATGAAGCATTGGGGAGTTATATTCCCTTTTttgaacatgagggccatacaACTGGAGGTGGCCTCAAATCTCACATCAGATTCAttcattagtgccttcaggaggtttttggctCATCGTGGTCAGGTCAAGACAGTTAGATGCGACTGCGGCACTAATATTGTGGGATCGCGGAAAGTTCTCGACTCCAGTTATGAGTTCTTGGCAGGAAACAAGGTGCGCAATGAGTTGCTCGGGTGTGGGGTGGAATTTGTTCTCAATCCTCCCGGCgcctcacattttggaggagcatgggaGCAGTTGATAGGTACCGTGAGGAGGGTCTTAGATATAGTCTTGGGGACCCAGCAATTGGATAATGAAGGGCTATGCACactcttttgtgaagtggaggcaacggttaacagtagaccccttactgtcgtcacctcagacagtagagacccagttccactcacaccgaacaagcttttaaacatAGGAGATTCGCCTGTAGGCTGCGACGTTGCAATAAGTGGCCACTCTAAGCAAAGATGA